In Methanonatronarchaeum sp. AMET-Sl, one genomic interval encodes:
- a CDS encoding triphosphoribosyl-dephospho-CoA synthase encodes MNVEKISDCLRLALMYEVAATPKPGCIDRNHEHPDTSFNDFISSAIAISRCFERNPDSSLGELLLSSTKRMVDSHSGQNTHFGAILLNAPLYLAAVQVEEFDLDSLVKKADKIVKASNVDDAIKFYESFRHVEVGGLSEDIEELDAESTEAIIEISRDGTTFYDLMEASVEYDDVACEVCRGYERSREGFEYLDGKPLENDVLVKCFINLLSEPDTHIAKVHSEDTAEMVAREASELMDVGPMDRELWEFDSRLNEEGFSPGTTADILSSSIFLSLLSRVGD; translated from the coding sequence ATGAATGTTGAAAAAATTTCTGATTGTTTAAGGCTTGCCTTGATGTATGAAGTTGCAGCAACTCCTAAGCCAGGGTGTATTGATAGAAACCATGAACATCCAGATACTTCTTTCAATGATTTTATTTCATCGGCTATAGCTATTTCAAGGTGTTTTGAAAGAAATCCTGATTCAAGTTTGGGTGAGTTGTTGTTAAGTTCTACAAAAAGGATGGTGGATTCTCATAGTGGTCAGAACACGCATTTTGGTGCTATATTGCTTAATGCTCCTCTTTATCTAGCTGCTGTCCAGGTTGAAGAGTTTGATTTAGATAGTTTAGTTAAGAAGGCTGATAAGATTGTTAAGGCCTCTAACGTTGATGATGCTATTAAGTTTTATGAGTCTTTTAGGCATGTTGAAGTCGGGGGTCTTAGTGAAGATATTGAGGAACTTGATGCAGAGTCTACTGAGGCAATAATAGAGATCTCTAGGGATGGAACAACTTTTTATGACTTGATGGAGGCCTCGGTTGAGTATGATGATGTTGCTTGTGAGGTATGTAGGGGGTATGAGAGATCTAGGGAGGGATTTGAATACTTGGATGGAAAACCGCTAGAAAACGATGTTTTAGTAAAATGCTTTATAAATTTACTTAGTGAACCGGATACACATATAGCTAAGGTTCATTCAGAGGATACTGCTGAGATGGTTGCTCGTGAAGCAAGTGAATTAATGGATGTTGGTCCGATGGATAGAGAGTTGTGGGAGTTTGATAGTAGGTTGAATGAAGAGGGATTTAGTCCGGGTACAACTGCAGATATATTGTCAAGCAGTATATTTCTTTCACTCTTAAGTCGTGTTGGAGATTAG
- a CDS encoding cysteine desulfurase family protein, translating into MKMSTKESDIIYVDNNATTPIDPDVYQEMKPYFKERYGNPNSLHAKGRESKQAVKIAREKVASLLNTETDEIVFTSCATESNNHAIKGIINKTKNNGKHIITTKTEHKSILNPLKYLEKHGYEVTYLDVDNKGYVDPEDLKNAIKKDTALVTIHYANNEIGTIQPIEKLAEITPNEIPFHTDAAQIPGKIEIDVKSLEIDLMTINGHKMYGPKGIGALWINKKTKITPLLHGGGQENNKRSGTENVPYIVGFGKAAEKASKTVKKESKKLTDMHTKILEEIPKKIDGAQVNGPIQNRLPGNANISFQGVEGEALVLRLEDKGIMASTGSACASETLDPSHVLIETGVPVELAHSSLRISVGRFNKKQDVDKIIEIVPEEVDRLRTISAV; encoded by the coding sequence ATGAAGATGTCTACAAAAGAATCTGATATTATTTATGTTGATAACAATGCAACAACCCCAATAGACCCAGATGTGTACCAAGAAATGAAACCATATTTTAAGGAAAGATATGGAAACCCCAACTCACTCCATGCAAAAGGAAGAGAATCAAAACAAGCAGTAAAAATAGCCCGAGAAAAAGTAGCTTCATTACTTAACACAGAAACAGATGAAATAGTCTTCACAAGCTGTGCAACCGAATCAAATAATCATGCAATAAAGGGTATAATAAACAAAACAAAAAACAATGGAAAACACATCATAACAACCAAAACCGAACATAAATCAATACTAAACCCATTAAAATACCTAGAAAAACATGGATATGAAGTAACATACCTAGATGTCGATAATAAGGGATATGTAGACCCAGAAGACCTAAAAAACGCGATTAAAAAAGACACAGCATTAGTAACAATACATTATGCAAACAATGAGATAGGCACCATCCAACCAATAGAAAAACTAGCAGAAATAACCCCAAACGAAATACCATTCCATACAGATGCAGCCCAAATACCGGGAAAAATCGAGATTGATGTCAAGAGCCTAGAGATAGACCTTATGACAATAAATGGCCATAAAATGTATGGCCCAAAAGGAATCGGAGCTTTATGGATAAACAAAAAAACAAAAATAACTCCATTACTACATGGAGGAGGCCAAGAAAATAACAAAAGGTCTGGAACCGAGAACGTTCCATACATAGTGGGGTTTGGAAAAGCTGCTGAAAAAGCCAGTAAAACAGTTAAAAAAGAATCTAAAAAACTAACCGACATGCATACCAAAATACTCGAGGAAATACCAAAAAAAATCGATGGAGCTCAGGTAAACGGACCGATACAAAACAGGTTACCAGGCAACGCAAACATATCCTTCCAAGGAGTAGAGGGAGAAGCTCTTGTCTTAAGGCTTGAAGACAAAGGAATAATGGCTTCAACCGGATCAGCATGTGCATCCGAAACACTTGACCCATCCCACGTATTAATTGAAACAGGAGTTCCAGTTGAACTAGCCCACTCTTCACTAAGAATAAGCGTAGGGAGATTCAATAAAAAACAAGACGTTGATAAAATAATAGAGATCGTTCCTGAAGAGGTAGATAGATTGAGAACAATATCCGCTGTGTGA
- the hpt gene encoding hypoxanthine phosphoribosyltransferase, translated as MKTESSTYGLIDMEKTLLYSEKEIQKKVKKIAKEITKDYKDSKPLLIGVLKGSIIFLSDLIREIKTPIEIDFVDIKSYKGTESTKPELRLNTTHKIENREIILIDDILDTGKTMQLLKKEFKKRGAKKTKICTLLDKPSRRQVNIKPDYKGFEIPNVFVIGYGLDYNGKYRELPNIYKIKEK; from the coding sequence ATGAAAACAGAATCGTCGACCTATGGATTGATTGACATGGAAAAAACCCTCTTATATTCAGAAAAAGAAATCCAAAAAAAAGTAAAAAAGATAGCTAAAGAGATAACAAAAGACTACAAGGACAGTAAACCACTATTAATCGGAGTTTTAAAAGGCTCAATAATATTCCTTTCAGACCTAATAAGAGAGATCAAGACCCCAATAGAAATAGATTTCGTGGATATAAAAAGCTACAAAGGAACAGAAAGTACAAAACCAGAACTCAGACTAAACACAACCCACAAAATAGAAAATAGAGAGATAATACTGATCGATGACATATTAGACACCGGCAAGACAATGCAACTCCTAAAAAAAGAATTCAAAAAAAGAGGAGCAAAAAAAACCAAAATATGCACACTACTCGACAAACCATCAAGAAGACAAGTCAATATAAAGCCCGACTACAAAGGATTCGAAATACCAAACGTATTCGTAATAGGATACGGCCTTGATTACAACGGGAAATATCGAGAACTACCCAACATATACAAAATCAAAGAAAAATAA
- a CDS encoding flavoprotein: protein MRLEALGWCITGAGAFLEESLEVASVLSQDMKVSFFVSKAGEEVLEMYGYMDRLYDIVSGGYLDEVLLASDSGYSFPKTGRFMTGRYDALVVSPATSNTVGKMANGISDTIVTNCFSHATKTGVYTVVVPVEHDSSSSLTPYYISRDRCVRCSECDALEVCPSSAIRGYEIDYNRCIGCGRCVEVCPEDAVLRYEVDVLERRVDRENIDRVSDMDGVCVLGSPNEIIGLFG, encoded by the coding sequence GTGAGGTTGGAGGCTTTGGGTTGGTGTATAACTGGGGCTGGTGCTTTTTTGGAAGAAAGTTTAGAGGTGGCCAGTGTTTTATCTCAAGATATGAAGGTGTCTTTTTTTGTGAGTAAGGCTGGAGAGGAGGTTTTAGAGATGTATGGGTATATGGATAGGTTGTATGACATTGTTTCTGGTGGTTATTTGGATGAGGTTTTATTAGCTTCTGACTCTGGGTATAGTTTTCCTAAAACGGGTAGGTTTATGACGGGTAGGTATGATGCGTTGGTTGTTTCTCCCGCTACTTCTAATACGGTGGGTAAGATGGCGAATGGTATTTCAGATACAATTGTTACTAACTGTTTTTCTCATGCCACTAAGACTGGGGTTTATACTGTGGTTGTTCCTGTTGAACATGACAGTTCTTCTTCTTTAACTCCGTATTATATCTCGAGGGATAGGTGTGTTAGATGTAGTGAGTGTGATGCATTGGAGGTATGTCCTAGTTCTGCAATCCGGGGTTATGAGATTGATTATAATCGTTGTATTGGGTGTGGTAGGTGTGTTGAGGTATGTCCTGAGGATGCTGTTTTGAGGTATGAGGTTGATGTTTTAGAGAGGCGTGTTGACCGTGAGAATATTGATAGGGTTAGTGATATGGATGGTGTCTGTGTTTTAGGTTCTCCGAATGAGATAATTGGTTTGTTTGGGTAG
- a CDS encoding alanine--glyoxylate aminotransferase family protein, producing the protein MELLMTAGPTEIPPRVRAAMNRRIQSPDFDDRFKVFYKNLEKKLQKVLKTDKDTLILGGEGILGLEASISSIVDEEDDVLCISNGFFGDGFADFVKMRGAKPELITQPYNQAIDIEKVKNSLEKNDYKAATIVHCETPTGILNNLDRLLPLIKDSGALTIVDAVSSLAGTPVPTDIIDICIGGSQKCLSTPPGLTTVTLSDRAWEAIDEHKQDTYYTSLKPWKDIWQKSNKFPYSHLVTNLYALDESLNLIMEEGIENVYKRHKKSQKTCIEMCRENGLEFYPKNPETMSPTVTAIQMNGKAKKIQKTVQKESNILLSTGLGELENDIIRVGHMGYNADPHKVRRTVNAIKKAK; encoded by the coding sequence ATGGAGCTTTTAATGACCGCAGGCCCAACAGAGATCCCACCTAGGGTGAGGGCAGCGATGAACCGTAGGATACAGAGCCCTGATTTTGATGATAGATTCAAGGTTTTTTATAAAAACTTAGAGAAAAAACTACAGAAGGTCTTAAAAACAGATAAAGACACATTAATTCTGGGTGGTGAAGGCATACTTGGACTAGAAGCATCAATATCCTCAATAGTAGATGAAGAAGACGATGTTCTATGCATATCCAATGGTTTTTTTGGAGATGGTTTTGCAGACTTTGTAAAAATGCGTGGAGCAAAACCAGAATTAATCACCCAACCATACAACCAAGCAATAGACATCGAGAAGGTTAAAAACAGTTTAGAAAAAAACGATTACAAAGCAGCAACCATCGTGCATTGTGAAACACCCACAGGAATACTGAATAATCTAGATAGATTGCTACCTCTCATAAAAGACAGTGGAGCCCTAACAATAGTTGACGCAGTTTCTTCATTAGCCGGTACACCAGTTCCAACAGATATAATCGATATATGCATAGGAGGCTCACAAAAATGCTTAAGCACACCCCCCGGCCTTACAACCGTTACATTGAGTGACCGGGCGTGGGAAGCCATCGACGAACATAAACAAGACACATATTACACAAGTTTAAAGCCATGGAAAGACATCTGGCAGAAATCAAATAAATTTCCATACTCACATCTCGTAACCAACCTATACGCCCTAGATGAATCACTTAACCTAATAATGGAAGAAGGAATAGAAAACGTATACAAAAGACATAAAAAATCCCAGAAAACCTGCATAGAGATGTGTAGAGAAAATGGACTGGAATTCTATCCAAAAAACCCAGAAACAATGTCACCAACTGTTACAGCAATACAAATGAATGGAAAAGCAAAAAAAATTCAGAAAACAGTTCAAAAAGAAAGTAATATCTTATTGTCAACCGGGTTGGGAGAACTAGAAAACGATATAATTCGAGTAGGCCATATGGGATATAACGCAGACCCACATAAAGTACGTAGAACTGTCAATGCAATAAAAAAAGCAAAATAA
- a CDS encoding DUF447 domain-containing protein, protein MKDKLGDIGFREGRVIETLLVTGGRREPNIAPIGVWREDGSYWSKIHKESDTYQNLLDLDVCTANIVGVEQIVRGLVGSLPVEDGVVEGADAVMRLEVVEFVDRDVWCLTRYSVDEVDVYDRCARGLCRAELSLLESAIHASRVDLERSHSEFIEHYREIVRKTGDSFEKELFMELVDCLRRGDL, encoded by the coding sequence ATGAAGGATAAGTTAGGTGATATTGGCTTTAGAGAGGGAAGGGTTATTGAAACTCTTTTAGTTACAGGGGGCCGTAGGGAACCGAATATCGCTCCGATAGGTGTTTGGCGTGAGGACGGTAGTTATTGGTCGAAGATACATAAGGAATCAGATACCTATCAGAATCTTTTGGATTTGGATGTGTGTACTGCTAACATTGTTGGTGTTGAACAGATAGTTAGGGGGTTGGTTGGCTCCTTACCCGTTGAGGATGGTGTTGTTGAGGGTGCAGATGCTGTGATGAGGCTGGAGGTTGTTGAGTTTGTTGATAGGGATGTCTGGTGTTTGACGAGGTATTCGGTTGATGAGGTTGATGTTTATGATCGATGTGCTAGGGGTTTGTGTAGGGCTGAGCTTTCATTGCTTGAGTCTGCTATTCATGCATCTAGAGTTGATTTAGAGCGAAGTCATTCTGAATTTATTGAGCATTATCGGGAGATAGTTCGTAAGACTGGGGATAGTTTTGAAAAAGAGTTGTTCATGGAGTTGGTTGATTGTTTGAGGCGGGGTGATTTGTAG
- a CDS encoding DUF134 domain-containing protein — translation MEENEENQGSRRRRGRPRRPRKVDWTPKVNVFKPRGVPARELQEVIVSVEEMEAIRLIDIENLTQEEAAEKMGVSRRSFWNDLNSGRQKITKALIEGNAVVIKGGNYSTNE, via the coding sequence ATGGAAGAAAACGAAGAAAACCAGGGATCTAGACGTAGAAGAGGACGTCCCCGAAGACCCCGAAAAGTCGATTGGACCCCAAAAGTAAATGTATTCAAACCAAGAGGAGTTCCTGCAAGAGAACTACAAGAAGTAATCGTCTCAGTTGAAGAGATGGAAGCAATCCGTTTAATAGATATCGAGAACCTAACCCAAGAAGAAGCTGCAGAAAAAATGGGCGTATCTAGAAGATCTTTTTGGAACGACCTCAATTCAGGTAGACAGAAAATAACAAAAGCCCTAATAGAAGGAAATGCAGTTGTCATCAAAGGTGGAAACTACTCAACAAACGAATAA
- a CDS encoding cobalamin biosynthesis protein, translated as MDLFLERTIVIVLAVAIDMVGEPPNKLHPVIWIGSTINWLQSKLNKGKKKIKGIITLLIVVLLFVVPATIIEIYSGPFSIILVALIASTMFSIKTLSDMVSKTAVNELTEKRDLVKGLVSRDTDKLNEGQLNSAAVETGAENITDSVISPLFYYALFGLPGIVLFRVVNTLDAMIGYQTPEYREYGWFSARTDDVLNYIPSRISGILILLVEWRSGATKVVKENRDIKLNPGWTISAISGVLDKKIEKKGYYSINSEKKPPSNEDILKTVRIIWKTSAVFITILIIILVGAYLV; from the coding sequence ATGGATTTATTTCTTGAAAGAACAATCGTAATTGTTTTAGCAGTAGCAATCGATATGGTAGGAGAGCCCCCAAACAAACTACACCCAGTTATATGGATAGGGTCAACCATCAACTGGCTTCAATCAAAACTGAATAAAGGTAAAAAAAAGATTAAAGGAATAATAACACTCCTCATTGTAGTTTTATTGTTTGTAGTACCAGCAACTATAATAGAGATATATTCAGGTCCTTTCAGCATTATATTAGTCGCATTAATAGCATCCACCATGTTTTCAATTAAAACCTTAAGTGACATGGTAAGTAAAACTGCTGTAAATGAATTAACAGAAAAAAGAGATCTAGTTAAAGGCCTCGTAAGCCGTGATACAGATAAACTAAATGAAGGCCAGTTAAATTCAGCCGCCGTTGAAACTGGCGCTGAAAACATTACAGACAGCGTAATATCCCCATTGTTCTATTACGCATTGTTCGGATTACCCGGAATAGTTTTATTCAGAGTAGTGAACACCCTCGACGCAATGATAGGATATCAAACACCCGAATACCGAGAATACGGCTGGTTTTCAGCCAGAACAGATGATGTTTTAAACTACATACCAAGCAGGATTTCAGGAATCTTGATCTTATTGGTAGAATGGAGGTCTGGCGCAACTAAAGTTGTAAAAGAAAACAGAGATATAAAACTAAACCCAGGTTGGACAATAAGCGCTATTAGCGGAGTTTTAGACAAAAAAATTGAAAAAAAAGGATATTACTCCATAAACTCAGAAAAAAAACCTCCCTCAAACGAAGATATCCTCAAAACCGTAAGAATAATTTGGAAAACTTCAGCTGTCTTCATAACAATCTTAATAATTATCTTGGTAGGTGCATACCTTGTTTAA
- a CDS encoding DUF5320 domain-containing protein: protein MPNLDKTGPQGNGPTTGRGQGRCRETTTNQPRLHLKNRYRGKTNRTQRPRKPRKRHTSRGIQTTTDIETENNQKNLENKITWLENRKNWIEQEINRLKEKLK from the coding sequence ATGCCAAACCTAGATAAAACAGGACCACAAGGAAACGGCCCAACAACAGGAAGAGGACAAGGAAGATGCAGAGAAACCACAACAAACCAACCAAGACTCCACCTAAAAAATAGATATAGAGGAAAAACAAACAGAACACAAAGGCCCAGAAAACCTAGAAAACGCCATACAAGCAGAGGAATTCAAACCACAACAGATATAGAAACTGAAAATAACCAAAAAAACCTGGAAAACAAAATAACATGGCTTGAAAACAGAAAAAACTGGATAGAACAAGAAATAAACCGACTAAAAGAAAAACTAAAATAA
- the ade gene encoding adenine deaminase, whose amino-acid sequence MNLKEKIDVAKGETNPELVITGKALSVFSGEVFKTDIAINNGLITGLGDYESENQIKTDGVIIPGLIDAHMHIESTFLKPIEFTKAVLPYGTTTVIADPHEIANVAGVKGIKYLIKSSKKLPLDFYFMAPSCVPANESLETYGATISASEIKEMLKWKEVLGLGELMNFTGVLNKDPELIEKLEVSKNHKIDGHCPGLTGNKLNGYLISGANTDHECVTIEEVREKIRKGMKVVLREGSASRDLKRLVGTVNKNNYTNFMLGTDDLDPTDIEKRGHMNHRVKLCIDKNIPPEIAIQMATHNTAKHYGLNSGAIAPGYKADITIVNNLKELKVESVFKDGELVWENEFKKPLNENPTAKTKNYVKIPEITQKDLEIDKKHKIRVIDVFPDKIITKESAIKINKDRVPDPEKDIAKVTVIDRHGKGKHIGLGVVRGFGLKKGALASTVGHDSHNCISIGTNDKDMITAINKLKEIGGGLVVATNGETETLPLPIAGLMSDLPYTKVNEKLNKVRKKAQSLGTKIEHPFMKMSFLSLPVIPEIRITTHGLVDVNENRIVDLWID is encoded by the coding sequence ATGAATTTAAAAGAAAAAATCGATGTTGCCAAGGGAGAAACCAACCCAGAACTAGTTATAACTGGAAAAGCATTATCTGTGTTCAGTGGAGAGGTTTTTAAAACCGATATAGCAATCAACAACGGATTAATAACCGGATTAGGAGATTATGAATCAGAAAACCAAATTAAAACAGATGGAGTTATAATCCCGGGATTAATCGATGCCCACATGCATATTGAAAGCACCTTCCTAAAACCAATAGAGTTCACAAAAGCTGTACTACCATATGGAACAACCACAGTAATAGCCGACCCCCATGAAATTGCAAATGTAGCGGGAGTTAAAGGAATAAAATACCTAATCAAGTCCTCCAAAAAACTACCACTAGACTTCTATTTTATGGCCCCATCATGCGTACCCGCAAACGAATCACTCGAAACATATGGAGCAACAATATCGGCCAGTGAAATCAAAGAGATGTTAAAATGGAAAGAAGTCCTGGGATTGGGTGAATTAATGAATTTCACGGGAGTTCTAAACAAAGACCCAGAACTCATAGAAAAACTGGAAGTAAGTAAAAACCATAAAATAGATGGCCATTGCCCAGGACTAACCGGTAACAAACTCAATGGCTATTTGATCTCCGGAGCCAACACAGACCATGAATGTGTAACTATAGAAGAAGTAAGGGAGAAAATAAGAAAAGGAATGAAGGTTGTGCTCCGAGAAGGCTCAGCCTCAAGAGACCTAAAAAGACTAGTAGGAACAGTAAATAAAAATAACTACACCAATTTTATGTTAGGAACAGATGACCTCGATCCTACAGATATAGAAAAAAGAGGCCACATGAACCATAGAGTCAAATTATGTATAGATAAAAACATACCTCCAGAGATAGCTATCCAGATGGCAACCCATAACACAGCAAAACATTATGGCCTAAACTCTGGGGCAATAGCACCTGGATATAAAGCGGACATAACCATTGTAAATAACTTGAAAGAACTGAAGGTAGAATCAGTTTTCAAAGATGGAGAACTTGTCTGGGAAAACGAATTTAAAAAACCATTAAATGAAAACCCAACAGCTAAAACCAAAAACTACGTAAAAATTCCCGAGATAACCCAAAAAGACCTAGAGATCGATAAAAAACATAAGATTAGAGTAATAGATGTTTTTCCAGACAAAATAATAACAAAAGAATCTGCTATAAAAATTAACAAAGATAGGGTTCCAGATCCTGAAAAAGACATAGCTAAAGTAACAGTAATCGATCGACATGGAAAAGGAAAACACATAGGCCTCGGCGTAGTACGTGGATTTGGATTAAAGAAAGGAGCCCTTGCCAGCACAGTAGGACACGACTCACACAACTGTATTTCAATTGGAACCAATGACAAAGACATGATCACGGCAATAAACAAATTAAAAGAAATAGGTGGCGGTCTAGTAGTGGCAACAAACGGTGAAACAGAAACACTACCATTACCGATAGCAGGTTTAATGTCAGACCTACCTTACACAAAAGTTAATGAAAAACTGAATAAAGTAAGAAAGAAGGCTCAAAGCCTTGGAACCAAGATTGAACACCCATTCATGAAAATGAGTTTCCTATCACTACCTGTAATACCAGAAATAAGGATAACAACACATGGATTGGTAGATGTAAATGAAAACAGAATCGTCGACCTATGGATTGATTGA
- a CDS encoding iron-sulfur cluster assembly scaffold protein: protein MYSDKVMEHFKNPKNMGEMENPDAVAKVGNPACGDLMRVYIKVGEKDGEKYLEDISFKTFGCAAAIATSSVTTELVKGKTLEEAIKLTRDEVAEELGGLPKVKMHCSNLAASGLHRAIYEYKKQTDMEISPELEKKYKASEAALEKTEEKMDKK, encoded by the coding sequence ATGTATTCAGATAAAGTTATGGAGCATTTTAAAAACCCAAAAAACATGGGAGAGATGGAGAACCCAGATGCAGTGGCAAAAGTAGGTAACCCTGCATGTGGAGACCTTATGCGTGTATACATAAAGGTTGGAGAAAAAGATGGAGAAAAATATTTAGAAGACATATCATTCAAAACATTCGGTTGTGCAGCCGCAATAGCAACATCATCAGTAACAACAGAACTTGTTAAGGGAAAAACACTCGAAGAAGCCATAAAATTAACTCGTGACGAAGTAGCTGAGGAATTGGGTGGCTTACCTAAAGTAAAAATGCATTGCTCAAACCTAGCAGCAAGCGGCCTACATCGAGCAATATACGAATACAAAAAACAAACAGATATGGAAATATCTCCAGAACTTGAAAAAAAATATAAAGCCAGCGAAGCAGCATTAGAAAAAACAGAAGAAAAAATGGATAAAAAATAA
- a CDS encoding histidinol-phosphate transaminase, whose product MFKPKKYIIEVETPHHGGMKEKEIKKHGLKPSEVIDFSASLNPYGPPKVLMEEIWKTKKEDIQYYPESDSLQLKKKISTKNNLKPENVIVTAGMSELIDLVAQTYVKEGTSVVIPEHTYGEYEPSSKLNGAEIKKVEMPEYKIEVEKIKEKIDKNSIIYLCNPNNPTGDLLTLQEIKQIMDKTNKTNSLLIIDEAYHDFLENPPNHKELIDRNNDIIIMRTYTKAYNIPGIRVGYGLSNKKHINYLMKTKIPWNIGNIPQRVIKTLNSQKASKFMKKTRKKLIKNKKHLKKQIESMGLETTNSQANFITINIGNASKQRKKLLKHGLIVRDCSSFGMPQHIRIAVRKKTENQKLIEALKKTT is encoded by the coding sequence TTGTTTAAACCAAAAAAATACATAATTGAAGTTGAAACACCACACCACGGTGGAATGAAAGAAAAAGAAATAAAAAAACATGGATTAAAACCATCTGAAGTAATTGATTTCAGTGCAAGCCTAAACCCATATGGCCCTCCTAAAGTTTTAATGGAGGAAATATGGAAAACAAAAAAAGAAGATATACAGTATTACCCAGAATCAGACTCACTCCAATTAAAGAAAAAAATATCAACAAAAAACAACCTAAAACCTGAAAACGTTATAGTTACCGCTGGAATGTCCGAGTTAATAGATTTAGTAGCCCAGACATATGTTAAAGAAGGAACATCGGTAGTAATACCTGAACATACTTATGGAGAATACGAACCCAGCTCCAAACTAAACGGAGCTGAAATAAAAAAGGTTGAGATGCCTGAATACAAAATCGAAGTAGAAAAAATCAAAGAAAAAATCGATAAAAACTCAATAATCTATCTATGCAACCCAAACAACCCAACCGGAGACCTGCTAACCCTACAAGAAATAAAACAAATAATGGATAAAACAAACAAGACAAACTCCCTCCTCATTATCGATGAAGCCTACCATGATTTCCTCGAAAACCCACCAAACCATAAAGAATTGATTGATAGAAACAACGACATAATAATCATGAGAACATACACAAAAGCATACAACATCCCAGGCATCCGAGTAGGATACGGACTATCCAACAAAAAACACATAAACTACCTTATGAAAACCAAAATACCATGGAACATTGGAAACATACCACAAAGAGTAATAAAAACCTTAAATAGCCAGAAAGCCAGTAAATTCATGAAAAAAACAAGAAAAAAATTAATCAAAAACAAAAAACACCTAAAAAAACAGATAGAATCCATGGGACTTGAAACAACAAATTCTCAAGCAAACTTCATAACCATAAACATTGGAAATGCAAGTAAACAAAGAAAAAAACTATTAAAACACGGTTTAATCGTTAGAGACTGCAGTTCATTCGGCATGCCCCAACACATAAGAATCGCAGTACGTAAAAAAACAGAAAACCAAAAACTAATAGAAGCACTCAAAAAAACAACATAA